CAGTAAGAAAGTTGTGATATAAATTGCTTGCATTGCAGATATCATCAAATATATCCTTTAAGTTACTTGTAATTTTCCTAGATCACTTTGTGACCATTGATAGATTTAAATGCCTTTGGCAGGTTGAGGTTGATTTCTCAGGGGCTTCTATTGTGGACCCTATGTTCATGGGACATATCTTGGCCCGTGCTTTTCATCAAATTACTGATGAGGAGTCACATACAAATGCCTAACACATAGTAGGTGAAATCAAAAGTAATATGTTGCAAGGACAGGAATAGATGGATGGCCCATCTCGAAACAGAGTCCATGGAGGTCGAAGATAAGTGCAGCAACTCTAGTCCTTTTTTGTCCAGCTGCTGGAGAACAAAAGTGAGGGCCAGCTGAATAGGAGCGTGATCTTTTCTCTGGAACAAAGCAGTTTGTTTCTTAGCAGTGAAATGGAGCATCTGGTATGATTTACTTTTGACACAAATCTAACAAGTTCAGCTCCACAAATTACCTGAAAGCATTCAGGAACAGATGCTGGAATTGATGATTCACACAAGTATTATGTCTCTCTGATAAGAAATTAACCACTCGAGCAATTTTGTCTTTTTGAAAATAGGACTTGATACAGCTTAGAGCAGATGCCATGTTTTCCTGATGGGAAGGCACTCAGTCAAACAATACTTTTGTGCTTTGACAATATCGTTCTGACTAATTGAATTATTGCCTTAAGTCTGCAATAACAGGTGCAAAATCTGCTCCTTTTGTGGAAGAAGTGATTATATAATTCTTTGTGCTAATGCTAGTCTCTACCTAACATGTTTCTGTGGAAGAGGGATGGCAAGTTGTCAGCAGAAGAAAATCTAAATGGTAAGAATAAAgcgttcttttattttctttgccaAATTATGCAGACTTATAATAAGATTGTTGATGCTTGATCCTCCCAGCATTTAGCAGACAAGAGGTTTGTCATATTCATTGAAAAAATGGAACTCCCATCAGCTTAAGTCCTCAGAAATAAGGTGGTTCATAGCAGGACTCTTCATGGCTTGATGGGACCTTCCATGATGCGTTGCCGCAGAAGTGGGGAAAGCAAATGAAACCAAGGCAATAGAAAAGAGGTTCAATGCATGCATCTCGCTCCCTTTCTACTGCATAAATAGATTGATATTTGTGCTTTCATGTGAAGCAGTATTTTATCATGATCATCAAGATTTATAGGGTGTTAAAGACGCAACACATGTTCAAGGAAATTAATCATTGTGTTCCACCATGTTAATTTAGGTAGACTGActtgtttttttaatatataaatatatatatttaagcaTGGTATAAATATCTATTGGTCAACTAGTCAAACAATCTTACATATTTTACTTTTGACTTTCTCTTTGTGTAGAAGAATTGAACTACTGTTTTAAAGACACATCTCCATAATAAGTTAAACTTGACATTGACTAATTTCTACAATCATATGAGAAAGCTTATCACCATCCTCTTTGCTGGATGGTGCTATAAATTAAAGATTTAGTTAGTTGATTAAGATCTTAGGATTAAATCATGTGCTGTCTTTTATCCTTCAAGAATAATCTGATTAGTAGATGGCATAGCTGGGCTCTAAATTTTCTTCTTGATTTCACCAATGACACAACGtggtgatgagaatcttatcaaaTGGTGTTGACACATGATCGCTTTAGAAAAAGAAAATCTTgacaaaaatccatgaaacttttgCACTCAAAGCTTGTCCTTCTCAGGGGAAGGCAGCTTTTGCTTCGTACACACAAAACAAAGAAGAAATAGAGGTTTCACATGGCatgttcacctctctctctctctctctctctctctctctcacgcacacCGAGACCCCACGTCTTGCCACCACCATTTATTTTCCTCGGTCGCACCGCATTTTCCTTCACCTCCGTCACCacctctccttcctcttcttcggctGACTCCTCCATGGGTTTCCCCTCCGTCTGCTACACCGTCATCCTCCCTCGCCCCGTCGCCCTCGTCGTCCACCTCCTCGACCGCATCAAGCTTGCCGTTTCCATGGCCCTCTTCCACCTCGGCCTCATCTCCTCCTACGAAGACCACTTCCTCTACCCCCTGCCGCTGCCCGACTTcaaccccccctccccctcctttTCCCTTCCCCTCCCCGCCTCCGCCATCAAGACCGGTCTTCCCGTCGTCAGGTTCTCCAACCACAGGAAGACTAGGCTCCACCGGTGCGAGCCCGTCTGCGCCGTCTGCTTGGGCGCCTTGGAGGCCCGACACGAGGTCAGGCAGCTCGGCAACTGCTCCCATGCCTTCCACAGGGCCTGCATAGATAAGTGGGTGGACATCGGGCATGTCACCTGCCCACTGTGCAGAGCTCAGCTCCTCCCCAGTAGAAGGGAGGAGGAGTATGGAGTGGATGCTGATTGAATCTTACTGTTCTTGCTTTGACGAATAATAAGAGTTTTAGGTAAGAGACTTGGTGATACACTAACAAGTGGCTTCAACTCCTTTACTCTTGTATTATTTTCCTTGATCGAGTATTGGTGTACATCATTCGAAATGACAATAGAAAAAGCTCGTCTTCTCTGATCTGATTCCTTTGTTTCTTAAGGCAAATGTTGATGAATCAATAGGTTGGACAGACCTCGTGAGGTGTAGATGTCTGTGGAATAATTCAAAAACATATCAGTAATTCAAAAACATCTCAATCACTGCACTGTATATGGCATCTTCTTCCAAACTGGAGCAACAGGCACAGCTTCAACCCAGAAAAGCTTCCACTGGAACAACTTGCTATCTTAATGCTTGTCTAAGTTTCCTGTTCCAGAAGCTCTTTGCCTCTTTGTTCATCCTCCTGTTTTCTTTACCCTGTTTTGTTCTCATCATCTTATCCCTCAAGTCTTGATTTCGGCATCCATTTACTGtagagaacaagaaaaaaaaaaagaggtacaAGGAAAACTCTGATGCTTGGGAGAAGTTCATGCAATTGGCATCTCCGCAACTTGCAGGGGAGGTTGGTGGATGGCATGCTTGAAAGGCAACATTTACCTTCAAGTCGTTCGACCAGCACTAGGGTCCAAAGCTGCCAGTCCCAGTCCTTGACTGGAACacatccctccctccctctctttcAAAGACGGATTCGCCTTGATCTTATCTCCGTGTCACAACACCGGTGACAGCAGGTCCCAGCACCAGAGGTTGCACGCAAGTTGGAACAGCGAGACGAGTCTGTCCTGTTCCACGAAGCAGTCTTGTCAGAAAGGACTTGGGATTAATACACACCAAGAGTGGCACCTAatcatacatatatttaataCATGT
This DNA window, taken from Musa acuminata AAA Group cultivar baxijiao chromosome BXJ3-7, Cavendish_Baxijiao_AAA, whole genome shotgun sequence, encodes the following:
- the LOC135642898 gene encoding brassinosteroid-responsive RING protein 1-like; its protein translation is MGFPSVCYTVILPRPVALVVHLLDRIKLAVSMALFHLGLISSYEDHFLYPLPLPDFNPPSPSFSLPLPASAIKTGLPVVRFSNHRKTRLHRCEPVCAVCLGALEARHEVRQLGNCSHAFHRACIDKWVDIGHVTCPLCRAQLLPSRREEEYGVDAD